ACTCCTGCCCAGAGGGGTACATTGACTGTGTGCTTTTCCTGAACCGACAGCTCGAGCGAACCCAATTTGGCTTCATGCGTATCCCCGGCATAGACGAATTTGCCATAAACGAGGCCTAAGACACCTGCTATGATCAGCACTATCGCCAGAATCTTGAAAGCGCTCACAATATCACCTCCTCTGAAAATACCACCGTGTTCGCCGATACGAGTCGCGCGGCCGGGTTCAGCGTTATCGATACACCCCGTAGAATACGGCGCGTACGACCCCGATACCTCTTCCCGCAGAAACATCACGGGGAGGCTATACTCGCCTTCCCTGGATGAGTCGTATGATTATCACCACAAGCGCGATAGCCAGGAGAACGTGAAGAACTCCCCCAAAAGTATGCGCTGTGAGCAATCCGACCAGCCAAAGGATCAACAGAATTATCCCTATAGTCCAAAGCATTTCGGAATCACCTCCTTCTGCCGCATGAGTGCATCATGAATTGAACTCCCTCTTTCCTCCGAAGCCTGCGAATCCGTGACCTCGTATTCATGAGAGTGTCGCTCAGCTACCCTTGACGAGAACGATCTTCTTGAACCTTTCCAACGAACCGTTTTTCAGGAACACTACTCTGCCGTCATTTTCCAGCACCTTTTCTACAACTGAATCGACCGCATCATCGAATTCATCCTGAATATCCAACTCTTCTGAGACGAAAAAATATGAACCCGCTTTACGGATAGCGCCCTTCAAAGAATAATCTTCTTCTACGAACAAGGTGTCTCCAGCCGTTGATCTGATTGATTTTGCCACCGCATTGATACCGGAAACGACGTTCTTTGCCCTTTCCGCAGTCTCCAGGTTGTATGCTGATTGTGCCCGCGAACCTGCCATTGCCCTCTTGACGATAGCCCATGTGATCTTCCCCAGATCGGATGGAGAAGCCGCGATATAATCTCCTTCGACCCTGCCCAGTAAAACGTCCCGATGAGATGTCACCTCGTCAAAGATGGAAAGGTCGCTCCTGCTTCCGACAACGATGAATTGAAGAGGGTCTTGCAATAGATAGTGATCAAAGTGCTGATCCGCCTTCGTGATAAATTCCTTCAATTCGCTGTCTGTAACAGGCGGAGCCGCGTCGTCCTTTATGCCCGGCGAGGAACTGATAGGGAACAGCTCGTTCTGGATATCGGTGAGACCGTCACGAAAAGCCTCATAAAGCCTGCTGGCAGAACCGCTCAAGGAGAGGACGTAATAATGTGTGGACAGTCTCATGATCCATTCCCTTACCGGTAATATATCAAGAGGTTGCGCGAATAATTCGCGTAACGACTTACCGCTTCAATAGCCTCAAGCATTCCCAGCCGGAATGACTTGTTTTGTGC
This DNA window, taken from Candidatus Krumholzibacteriota bacterium, encodes the following:
- a CDS encoding lmo0937 family membrane protein, which produces MLWTIGIILLILWLVGLLTAHTFGGVLHVLLAIALVVIIIRLIQGRRV